The following proteins are co-located in the uncultured Draconibacterium sp. genome:
- a CDS encoding GTP-binding protein, translating to MKNKARLILVGGFLGAGKTTLLSETTRKLMAEGKKVGLITNDQAAELVDTAFLLKTTSNVAEVSGSCFCCNFNGFVDSVRDVEERSNADILIAEPVGSCTDLSATIVQPIKKLYSEKMLLSPLSVLADPFKLEDILNGGTAGLHTSAAYIYKKQLEESEVIVITKTDKIDSIRLDFLKEKIGTIFPHTKVMSVSSRTGEGISDWLNYVLNNSSLNNKTIEVDYNTYAEGEAVLGWLNASANLKGEEIDWDEFAGKFLAKVGYKIESMKLSVGHIKIMIQNGSDYLIGNITNDAGSVETRGSAGISDKAQIIINARVGLSPDTLENLVRETLNNTASSKIEIKVNAWNCISPGYPNPTFRYN from the coding sequence ATGAAAAATAAAGCACGCTTAATACTGGTTGGAGGATTTCTTGGAGCAGGAAAAACAACATTACTTTCAGAAACAACCAGAAAATTAATGGCCGAGGGGAAAAAAGTTGGATTAATTACCAACGATCAAGCAGCCGAATTAGTTGATACTGCCTTCTTATTAAAAACCACATCTAATGTAGCTGAAGTTAGTGGTAGCTGCTTTTGTTGCAACTTTAATGGTTTTGTTGATTCGGTTCGCGATGTTGAAGAAAGATCAAATGCTGATATACTTATAGCGGAGCCTGTTGGTAGCTGTACCGATTTGAGTGCTACAATAGTTCAACCTATTAAAAAGCTGTATTCGGAGAAAATGTTATTATCTCCTTTATCGGTTCTTGCTGATCCCTTTAAACTTGAAGACATCCTGAACGGTGGAACAGCTGGCTTGCATACCAGTGCTGCTTACATTTACAAAAAACAACTGGAAGAAAGTGAAGTAATTGTTATAACAAAAACAGACAAAATTGATAGTATCCGTCTGGACTTTTTAAAAGAAAAAATTGGAACAATTTTTCCACACACAAAGGTGATGTCTGTTAGCTCTAGAACCGGTGAAGGGATTAGTGATTGGTTAAATTACGTTTTGAATAATTCGAGTTTAAATAACAAAACCATTGAGGTAGATTACAATACCTATGCTGAAGGTGAGGCCGTATTAGGCTGGTTGAATGCATCGGCAAATCTAAAAGGGGAAGAGATTGACTGGGATGAATTTGCGGGGAAATTTCTGGCTAAAGTTGGTTACAAAATTGAAAGCATGAAACTCAGTGTAGGTCATATAAAAATCATGATTCAAAATGGATCAGATTATTTGATTGGAAATATTACCAACGATGCGGGAAGTGTTGAAACCAGAGGAAGTGCCGGAATTTCAGATAAGGCACAGATAATAATTAATGCACGAGTTGGCCTCTCACCCGACACACTAGAAAACTTGGTACGAGAAACCTTAAACAACACAGCAAGCAGCAAAATTGAAATAAAAGTAAATGCATGGAACTGTATTAGTCCCGGCTACCCTAATCCTACATTCCGTTATAACTGA
- a CDS encoding DUF3795 domain-containing protein gives MKTQSNRRSFIRNSALTGCTLLVAGKLSAFTFPEDEIPNPKELNYCGYKCPKVCQFLEASVKNDTELKKKAYETWKIKEHYNIDFDAKTSVCFGCKNNDKPAGVVLSNCTVRSCAIDKNINSCIQCKNLKTCDKDLWTRFPDFHQSVIKMQTVYFEAKS, from the coding sequence ATGAAAACTCAATCGAACCGCCGCAGCTTTATTCGAAACAGCGCACTGACCGGGTGCACATTGCTGGTTGCTGGAAAACTTTCAGCTTTTACTTTTCCAGAAGATGAAATTCCTAATCCAAAAGAATTAAATTACTGTGGTTACAAATGTCCCAAAGTCTGTCAGTTTTTAGAAGCATCGGTAAAAAACGATACCGAACTTAAAAAGAAAGCCTATGAAACCTGGAAAATTAAGGAACATTACAATATTGATTTCGATGCCAAAACCAGTGTGTGTTTCGGTTGTAAAAATAACGACAAACCGGCAGGTGTAGTTTTAAGTAACTGTACTGTTCGTTCGTGTGCCATTGACAAAAATATTAACTCCTGCATTCAGTGCAAAAACTTAAAGACCTGCGACAAAGATCTCTGGACACGTTTCCCCGATTTTCATCAATCAGTAATTAAAATGCAGACTGTTTATTTCGAAGCTAAATCATAA
- a CDS encoding GntR family transcriptional regulator yields the protein MINSNTKTNDKPRYRQIQDILKKQIQHGEIEIGEYLPSENELCACYKITRTTARKALEELQKEGFITRRHGKGSVVRERRDSLGLLTVKGFSEAVGQGIKTDFLQLPQISDWDFDLSFKPSEQERKTRCIYFSRLRYVNDNPVMVEDNWLSEEKVSQFTESAFVQDSFFKTLSQRYLIEIIGSEQELRALPATAGIARLLQIKEGTPVLHITVKYLTSIPGYYVYSQLFCNTNKYPIGNNYFMQ from the coding sequence ATGATCAATTCAAATACCAAAACAAACGATAAACCTCGTTACCGGCAGATTCAGGATATTTTGAAGAAACAAATTCAACACGGTGAAATTGAAATTGGAGAATATTTGCCTTCGGAAAATGAATTGTGTGCCTGCTATAAAATTACACGAACAACTGCACGAAAAGCTCTGGAAGAGTTGCAAAAAGAGGGATTTATAACACGTCGGCACGGAAAAGGAAGTGTGGTTCGAGAACGACGTGATTCTTTGGGATTGTTAACGGTAAAAGGTTTTTCGGAAGCCGTGGGACAAGGCATAAAAACAGACTTTCTGCAATTGCCGCAAATTAGTGACTGGGATTTTGACTTAAGCTTCAAACCTTCAGAGCAGGAACGGAAAACTCGATGTATTTATTTCTCGCGCCTTAGATATGTAAATGATAATCCGGTTATGGTTGAAGATAACTGGTTGTCGGAAGAAAAAGTAAGTCAATTTACCGAAAGCGCTTTTGTTCAGGATTCTTTTTTTAAAACATTAAGTCAGCGGTATTTGATCGAAATTATTGGCTCGGAACAAGAACTACGAGCTTTGCCGGCCACTGCAGGTATTGCCAGGCTTTTACAAATAAAAGAAGGTACTCCTGTTCTTCATATTACCGTAAAATACCTGACGAGCATACCCGGTTACTACGTTTACAGCCAGCTATTTTGCAACACCAATAAGTATCCCATTGGGAATAATTATTTTATGCAGTAA
- a CDS encoding AAA family ATPase encodes MDEPETALSPSSQLELLQLISENATAGHAQFIVATHSPILLACKKATIYNFNQMPVSTVDYEDTEHYRVYRDFLNHREKYMAE; translated from the coding sequence TTGGATGAACCCGAAACTGCACTTTCTCCATCGAGTCAACTCGAACTGCTTCAATTGATAAGCGAAAATGCGACTGCCGGACACGCCCAGTTTATTGTAGCAACACATTCGCCCATATTACTGGCCTGCAAAAAGGCCACCATTTATAATTTTAATCAAATGCCTGTTTCAACTGTCGATTATGAGGATACAGAACATTATAGAGTGTATCGCGATTTTTTAAATCACAGGGAAAAATACATGGCGGAGTAA
- a CDS encoding tRNA-dihydrouridine synthase — protein MNNFWKEIKSPVFSLAPMEDVTDTVFREIVMGMATPGKLHVVFTEFTSVEGMNHPVGRERVSERLIVNESERILLKEMGVKLVAQIWGRNPEIYANIAKYISENYDFDGIDINMGCPVKKVFKIGACSALIGEPGLAKEIILATKEATPLPVSVKTRTGIKQHQTEEWISELLEVDPAAIILHGRTQRMQSDGDASWEEIAKAVELKNQLKPHIPFHGNGDVFSYEKGLQRIQETGVDGVMIGRGIFQNPWFFNPAKTEITKEERIDKLLAHTRLFEQTWGGIKNFNILKRFYKIYLNSFPGAAKLRADLMEVKDYQEVYTYFQ, from the coding sequence ATGAACAATTTTTGGAAAGAAATTAAAAGCCCGGTTTTTTCGCTGGCTCCCATGGAAGATGTAACCGATACCGTTTTTCGCGAGATTGTGATGGGAATGGCAACCCCCGGTAAACTGCACGTCGTTTTTACTGAATTTACTTCGGTGGAAGGGATGAACCATCCGGTTGGACGCGAGCGTGTTTCCGAACGATTGATCGTTAACGAATCGGAACGAATTTTACTAAAAGAAATGGGCGTAAAACTGGTTGCACAGATTTGGGGGCGCAATCCCGAGATTTATGCCAACATTGCAAAATATATTTCCGAAAATTATGATTTTGACGGCATAGACATTAACATGGGATGCCCGGTAAAAAAGGTGTTTAAAATTGGAGCATGCAGTGCATTAATTGGAGAACCCGGGCTGGCCAAAGAAATTATTCTGGCAACCAAAGAAGCTACTCCCCTGCCGGTAAGTGTAAAAACACGCACCGGAATTAAACAACACCAAACCGAAGAATGGATTTCTGAATTGCTGGAAGTTGATCCGGCAGCTATAATATTACACGGACGTACACAGCGGATGCAATCCGATGGCGATGCCAGCTGGGAGGAGATTGCCAAAGCAGTTGAATTAAAAAACCAATTAAAACCACACATTCCTTTTCATGGTAACGGCGATGTTTTTTCGTATGAAAAAGGCTTACAACGAATACAGGAAACAGGTGTTGACGGTGTAATGATTGGCCGTGGAATTTTTCAAAATCCCTGGTTCTTTAATCCCGCAAAAACGGAAATTACAAAGGAAGAACGGATTGATAAACTACTGGCACACACCCGGCTTTTTGAACAAACCTGGGGAGGAATTAAAAACTTCAATATTTTAAAACGTTTTTACAAGATTTACCTGAACTCATTTCCTGGAGCAGCAAAACTTCGTGCTGATTTAATGGAAGTGAAAGACTACCAGGAGGTATATACTTATTTTCAATAA
- a CDS encoding cupin domain-containing protein yields the protein MKNLLVKNVATLKGLLIDRDGNQFTVKTIVPEEEQSKCRANFVELEPGNYAYGYHYHETNEEIFYIISGKGVIRTIDGDIQVKAGDVIGFPTGEKGAHVVRNDSENEKLVYIDFGSTVIPEVVHLPDFNKIMVISGEVNGIYDK from the coding sequence ATGAAAAATCTATTGGTAAAGAATGTAGCTACTTTGAAAGGTCTGCTAATCGATCGCGACGGAAATCAATTTACCGTAAAAACCATTGTTCCGGAAGAAGAGCAATCCAAATGCAGGGCCAATTTTGTGGAACTGGAGCCGGGAAATTACGCTTATGGCTACCATTATCACGAAACAAATGAGGAGATTTTTTATATCATCAGCGGAAAAGGTGTGATTCGTACTATTGATGGTGATATTCAGGTAAAAGCCGGCGATGTGATTGGATTTCCTACAGGAGAGAAAGGAGCGCACGTGGTTCGAAATGATTCAGAAAATGAAAAATTGGTTTACATCGATTTTGGTAGCACCGTTATTCCCGAAGTTGTTCATCTTCCTGACTTCAATAAAATAATGGTGATTAGTGGGGAAGTGAATGGTATTTACGATAAGTAG
- a CDS encoding helix-turn-helix domain-containing protein has product MRTLNPLYPTCPIRNVINRMSDKWSLLILSTLNQNHIMRYKELNSAIPDISQKMLSSTLKRLEEDKLIKRKMYAEIPPRVEYSLTKTGKEFMPAIDMMVNWALEHFEEITSS; this is encoded by the coding sequence ATGCGCACTTTAAATCCGCTTTATCCAACTTGTCCCATTCGAAATGTAATAAACCGAATGAGCGATAAATGGTCGTTGTTAATTTTGAGCACACTAAATCAGAATCATATTATGAGGTACAAAGAATTGAACAGCGCAATTCCGGATATCTCGCAAAAGATGCTATCGAGTACCTTAAAACGGCTTGAAGAAGACAAGCTTATCAAACGAAAAATGTATGCTGAAATACCTCCGCGTGTGGAGTATTCATTGACAAAAACCGGAAAAGAATTTATGCCGGCCATTGACATGATGGTAAACTGGGCGTTGGAACATTTTGAGGAAATTACAAGCAGTTAG
- the folE gene encoding GTP cyclohydrolase I FolE, protein MSYREEMIFTKVNGKKAVKSVGKVDIHTSNYDELGDNHIGTSIDTPLRKDAFDLSDEQKMEIIEGKFRDIMETMGLDLNDDSLQGTPHRVAKMFVQEIFYGLNPENKPKISVFENKFQYGEMLVEKNINMNSTCEHHFLPIVGKAHVAYISSGEVIGLSKINRIVDYFARRPQVQERLTVQIANELKDILKTDDVAVVIDAKHLCVSSRGIQDESSSTVTAEYSGKFKEKAVRDEFLKYLKF, encoded by the coding sequence ATGAGTTACAGGGAAGAAATGATATTCACAAAAGTGAATGGCAAAAAGGCGGTGAAGAGTGTGGGTAAAGTAGATATTCACACCAGTAATTATGACGAATTAGGTGATAACCATATTGGAACATCGATTGACACACCGCTGCGAAAAGATGCTTTTGATCTTTCGGATGAGCAAAAAATGGAAATTATTGAGGGCAAATTCAGAGACATTATGGAAACAATGGGACTGGATTTAAACGACGATAGTTTGCAGGGAACGCCGCACCGTGTTGCAAAAATGTTTGTACAGGAAATTTTTTACGGATTAAATCCTGAGAACAAACCCAAAATTTCAGTCTTCGAAAACAAATTTCAATATGGCGAAATGCTGGTTGAAAAAAACATAAATATGAATTCAACATGCGAGCATCATTTTTTACCAATAGTTGGGAAAGCGCATGTGGCTTACATTTCTTCGGGCGAAGTAATTGGCTTGAGCAAAATAAATCGAATTGTTGATTATTTTGCACGTCGACCCCAAGTGCAGGAGCGACTTACTGTACAAATTGCCAACGAATTAAAAGATATTTTAAAAACGGATGATGTAGCTGTTGTAATCGATGCAAAACATTTGTGTGTTTCATCGCGTGGAATACAGGACGAAAGCAGCAGTACTGTTACAGCTGAGTATTCGGGAAAATTTAAGGAAAAAGCAGTTCGCGATGAGTTTTTAAAATACCTGAAATTTTAA
- a CDS encoding AAA family ATPase: MHHLKHILLESERYPTTEHYPFNLPLFSETKQLDFTNPVTMFVGENGSGKSTLLEAIATAAGIYIWRNGMNSRVRVNRYEASLHRYLKIAWVDGSVPGSFFGAQIFKDFASLLEEWATNDPGQLELFGGKSLISQSHGQSLMSFFRSRYKLK; encoded by the coding sequence ATGCACCATTTAAAGCATATCCTTTTAGAATCGGAACGATATCCTACAACAGAACATTATCCGTTTAATCTTCCCTTGTTTTCCGAAACCAAACAACTCGATTTTACAAATCCGGTGACTATGTTTGTTGGAGAAAATGGTTCAGGTAAATCAACACTGCTCGAAGCCATTGCAACAGCTGCCGGAATTTACATTTGGCGAAATGGAATGAATTCGCGGGTTCGGGTAAACCGGTACGAAGCGTCGTTACATCGTTATTTAAAGATAGCATGGGTGGATGGTTCGGTTCCTGGATCTTTTTTCGGAGCTCAAATTTTTAAAGATTTTGCTTCTTTGCTTGAAGAATGGGCAACAAACGATCCGGGACAGTTGGAGCTTTTTGGCGGTAAATCTTTGATCTCGCAGTCGCACGGACAATCGCTTATGTCGTTTTTTAGGAGCAGATACAAATTAAAATGA
- a CDS encoding glycoside hydrolase family 43 protein: MKQILALFLLVIPFWGISQSDVLFFSYFKGNGEDGLHLAYSTDGYQWNTLKNDKSFLQPEVGESVLMRDPCILYGPDKQFHMVWTSGWNEHGIGYASSKDLVTWSGQKYIEVMKHEPEALNCWAPEITYDEAKNEYMIFWSSTIPGRFPETDGTGDDKYNHRMYYVTTKDFEKYSETKLLYDRGFNVIDGSILKLDTDEFVLFLKDETREPIAEKNIRWAKAKNIEGPYSKPSLPITGDYWAEGPTCIKIGEKYVVYFDKYTEKSMGAVESTDLENWTDISDKISFTGGVRHGTVFSVPYKIARQLIEE; the protein is encoded by the coding sequence ATGAAACAGATTCTTGCCCTTTTTTTACTAGTCATTCCTTTTTGGGGAATAAGCCAAAGTGATGTACTGTTTTTCTCCTATTTTAAAGGAAACGGAGAGGACGGACTCCATCTTGCATACAGCACTGATGGTTACCAGTGGAACACCTTAAAAAATGACAAGTCGTTTTTACAACCCGAAGTAGGAGAAAGTGTGCTAATGCGCGATCCATGTATTTTGTATGGCCCCGATAAACAATTCCACATGGTTTGGACAAGCGGCTGGAATGAACACGGAATTGGTTATGCCAGCTCGAAAGACCTGGTAACCTGGTCGGGACAAAAATACATTGAGGTGATGAAACATGAACCGGAAGCTTTAAACTGCTGGGCTCCCGAAATAACATACGATGAAGCCAAAAACGAATATATGATATTTTGGTCAAGCACCATCCCGGGCCGTTTCCCGGAAACAGACGGCACAGGCGACGATAAATACAATCATAGAATGTATTATGTAACTACAAAGGATTTTGAAAAATACAGCGAAACAAAACTATTATACGATCGTGGTTTTAATGTAATCGATGGTTCCATACTAAAGCTTGATACTGATGAGTTTGTACTTTTTTTAAAAGATGAGACCAGAGAACCGATTGCTGAAAAAAATATACGATGGGCAAAGGCAAAAAATATCGAAGGCCCGTATTCAAAACCATCGCTGCCAATTACCGGAGATTATTGGGCAGAAGGTCCAACCTGCATAAAAATTGGAGAGAAATATGTTGTTTATTTCGATAAATACACCGAAAAAAGTATGGGAGCAGTTGAATCGACTGACTTGGAAAACTGGACTGATATTTCGGATAAAATTTCGTTTACCGGCGGCGTGCGCCATGGAACTGTTTTTAGCGTACCCTACAAAATTGCCAGACAACTAATTGAAGAATAA
- the deoC gene encoding deoxyribose-phosphate aldolase — MKTTKKAHEMSLKELASYIDQSVLKPEFTQEEIRKYVQEGIDFGCKTVCINPSSLPIARELCKGTDTKICVVCDFPFGLSTTISKTIQAEEYCKSGDIFELDIVANYGWIKSGMWKEVETDIKAVCDICHKFDTEVKVIFETDALSLDEIKKATETAIAAGADFVKTSTGFFTGGKSEGATTEVIQTMMDVAKGRTKIKGSGGIRTQEHFFQLIDMGIDRMGIGYKSTPVVLGLSADNNSGGGY, encoded by the coding sequence ATGAAAACAACAAAAAAAGCACACGAAATGAGCCTTAAAGAACTGGCATCCTACATCGACCAGTCGGTTTTAAAACCAGAGTTCACGCAGGAAGAAATTCGGAAATACGTACAGGAAGGTATTGACTTTGGCTGCAAAACAGTCTGTATTAATCCTTCTTCGCTGCCAATAGCCAGAGAGTTATGCAAAGGAACAGATACAAAAATATGTGTTGTTTGTGATTTCCCCTTTGGTTTATCAACCACTATTTCGAAAACTATACAGGCAGAAGAATATTGCAAAAGCGGCGATATTTTTGAACTCGATATTGTTGCCAACTACGGCTGGATAAAAAGTGGAATGTGGAAGGAAGTAGAAACGGATATTAAAGCAGTATGTGACATCTGCCATAAATTCGATACAGAAGTGAAGGTGATATTTGAAACAGATGCTCTTTCGCTCGACGAAATTAAAAAGGCAACAGAAACAGCTATTGCAGCTGGTGCCGACTTTGTAAAAACGTCAACCGGATTTTTTACAGGTGGAAAAAGTGAAGGAGCAACAACAGAAGTTATACAGACGATGATGGATGTTGCAAAAGGACGAACTAAAATTAAAGGCTCGGGAGGAATACGAACGCAAGAACATTTCTTTCAGTTAATCGATATGGGGATCGACAGAATGGGAATCGGCTATAAATCGACACCAGTTGTTTTGGGGTTAAGCGCAGACAATAATAGCGGTGGGGGATATTAA
- a CDS encoding serine hydrolase domain-containing protein, protein MKKTAVILLLVVISTFCYAQLNIKVAEAKKLIEQLKEESESVGWTASVSVNGEIVFSEGFGLGNYEQQVPVYPDKTKFRIGSISKSLTAAALGILIEEGKIDLDAAVQKYAPYFPEKEYKITTRQVAGHIAGIRHYRNEEFLSSKFYPTVNEGLDIFMNDTLLFEPGTNYSYSSYGFNLLSAIIEGASGEEFLKYMKKQVFEPLDMHETVAEYMDSLIVYRAGYYDMSNGKIINAPYVDNSYKWAGGGFISSSEDLIKFGNAMLDNKLFSEKTKQQLITPQKLKNGKQTEYGMGFFSGTDAFGREYYGHGGGSVGGCGNLIIYPKEKVVVAVITNDSRAKVGNDLHKLADIFID, encoded by the coding sequence ATGAAAAAAACAGCCGTTATTCTGCTTTTGGTAGTAATAAGTACTTTCTGTTATGCGCAACTAAACATAAAAGTTGCTGAAGCCAAAAAATTAATTGAACAATTAAAAGAGGAAAGTGAATCAGTTGGTTGGACTGCATCTGTTTCAGTAAACGGTGAAATTGTATTCTCCGAAGGATTTGGACTTGGAAACTATGAACAACAAGTTCCTGTTTATCCTGATAAAACCAAATTCAGAATTGGGAGTATTTCGAAATCGTTAACTGCGGCAGCACTTGGAATATTGATAGAAGAGGGCAAGATTGATTTGGATGCTGCTGTTCAGAAGTACGCACCCTATTTCCCGGAAAAGGAATATAAAATAACAACCCGGCAAGTTGCTGGTCATATAGCCGGAATTCGCCATTATCGTAATGAAGAATTTTTATCGTCGAAGTTTTATCCAACGGTAAACGAAGGTCTGGATATTTTTATGAATGATACTTTGTTATTCGAACCGGGTACGAATTACAGTTATTCGAGTTATGGATTTAATTTGTTGAGTGCAATAATTGAAGGAGCATCGGGCGAAGAATTTCTTAAATACATGAAAAAACAGGTATTTGAACCGCTTGATATGCATGAAACAGTTGCCGAATACATGGATAGTTTGATTGTATACAGGGCCGGATATTATGACATGAGCAATGGTAAAATTATAAATGCGCCTTACGTTGACAATAGCTACAAATGGGCAGGTGGAGGTTTTATTTCCTCTTCGGAAGATTTGATAAAATTTGGTAATGCCATGTTGGATAACAAACTTTTTTCGGAAAAAACAAAACAGCAATTAATCACTCCTCAGAAACTTAAAAACGGTAAACAAACCGAATACGGCATGGGCTTTTTCTCCGGTACCGATGCATTCGGACGCGAATATTACGGGCATGGAGGTGGCTCGGTTGGTGGATGTGGGAATTTAATAATCTATCCAAAGGAGAAGGTTGTTGTGGCCGTAATTACAAACGATTCGCGGGCTAAAGTTGGAAACGACCTGCACAAACTTGCTGACATTTTTATTGACTAA
- a CDS encoding rhodanese-related sulfurtransferase, which translates to MFLYNRINKEDLKQRLAEESFQRKTISFYKYHILDDPQKFRDDLFRDWYPMDCFGRIYVAREGINAQMSVPEHHFDTFLKTLEKYKILNGIPIKYAIEDDGKSFYKLTIKVRPKLVADGLDDGSYDVTNVGKHLSGIDFHEQIGNENTVVVDMRNYYESEIGHFEGAICPEADTFREELEIVTDLLEDQKDKKVLLYCTGGIRCEKASAYLKHKGFNDVNQLHGGILEYSRQIKSAGLEPKFIGKNFVFDERLGESVNGEVISKCHQCGTACDAHTNCDNHGCHILFIQCPECAKKYNGCCTPECAEEKVAGKARSAEKRVGFGNSRKFRKSLSLIQTEQDKLTVQ; encoded by the coding sequence ATGTTTTTATACAACAGGATTAATAAAGAGGACTTAAAGCAGCGTTTGGCTGAAGAATCATTTCAACGCAAAACAATTTCGTTTTACAAGTACCACATTCTTGATGATCCGCAAAAATTTCGTGATGATTTATTTCGCGACTGGTATCCAATGGATTGTTTCGGACGAATTTATGTTGCGCGTGAAGGAATAAATGCACAAATGAGCGTTCCCGAACATCATTTCGACACTTTTTTAAAAACCCTGGAGAAATACAAAATTCTAAACGGAATTCCCATAAAATACGCCATTGAAGACGATGGAAAGTCGTTCTACAAATTAACCATAAAAGTTCGGCCCAAGCTCGTTGCCGACGGTTTAGATGACGGAAGTTACGATGTAACAAATGTTGGCAAACACTTAAGCGGGATTGATTTTCACGAGCAAATAGGAAATGAAAACACCGTAGTGGTTGATATGCGTAATTACTACGAAAGTGAAATTGGCCATTTTGAAGGAGCCATTTGCCCGGAAGCGGATACATTCCGCGAAGAGTTGGAAATTGTTACCGATTTGCTGGAAGACCAGAAAGACAAAAAAGTACTCCTGTATTGTACCGGTGGTATTCGTTGTGAAAAAGCCAGCGCGTATTTAAAACACAAAGGTTTTAATGATGTTAACCAGTTGCATGGAGGAATTTTAGAATACTCACGGCAAATTAAATCGGCAGGTCTCGAACCGAAATTTATTGGTAAAAACTTTGTATTCGACGAGCGTTTGGGCGAAAGTGTAAACGGAGAAGTTATTTCAAAATGTCATCAGTGTGGTACTGCCTGCGACGCGCATACCAACTGCGACAACCATGGTTGCCACATTTTATTTATCCAATGTCCGGAGTGCGCAAAAAAATACAATGGGTGCTGCACTCCCGAATGTGCCGAAGAAAAAGTGGCTGGGAAAGCACGATCGGCAGAAAAACGCGTGGGTTTTGGCAACAGCCGAAAATTTAGAAAAAGCCTTTCCTTGATACAAACTGAACAAGACAAACTAACTGTTCAATAA
- a CDS encoding PQQ-binding-like beta-propeller repeat protein: MKTVFLFLLGIVILSCTSKKSETYQWRGENRGGIFPETNLLKNWPENGPEEIWFTEGIGNGYGSPTITDKEIFVTGAVDSTATLFCLDLNGKISWKVPFGNEWVKNYAGSRSQPTVVDDKIYVGSGMGNLYCLNRDNGEVLWSKDFSEDFQGIYPRFGHSEAALIDGDKVFWTPGGKEYNVVALNRFTGELLWSNKGYGERSAYNPGTLITLPNRHIFVTFSAYHMMGLDAQTGELLWTHDQDNVPLDKRQPGMGDTHSNCVVYDNGYIYYAAGDGNGGVKLQLSDDGSEITEVWRNTGFDSYMGGIVKIDNCLYGSGTSKKQFKSINAETGEISDSLKIGWGALIAADNMLYYYAQNGKLSLLSHDKIGKMTEQGQFKITRGGQEHFSHPVIKDGILYQRHGEVLMAFDVKSEN, from the coding sequence ATGAAGACTGTATTCCTTTTTCTGCTTGGCATTGTCATCTTATCGTGTACATCAAAAAAATCAGAAACCTACCAATGGCGGGGCGAAAATCGCGGTGGTATTTTCCCTGAAACCAATTTGTTAAAAAACTGGCCCGAAAATGGACCTGAAGAAATATGGTTTACCGAAGGAATTGGAAACGGATATGGATCACCAACGATAACCGATAAAGAAATATTTGTTACCGGTGCCGTCGACAGCACGGCCACACTTTTTTGTCTGGATTTGAATGGTAAAATAAGTTGGAAAGTACCCTTTGGTAACGAATGGGTTAAAAACTATGCCGGCTCGCGCTCGCAACCTACCGTTGTGGATGATAAAATTTACGTCGGATCCGGAATGGGAAATCTTTATTGTTTAAACCGTGATAATGGAGAAGTACTTTGGTCGAAAGATTTTAGCGAAGATTTTCAGGGAATCTATCCTCGTTTTGGGCACTCGGAAGCCGCTTTGATTGATGGAGACAAAGTGTTTTGGACGCCGGGAGGAAAAGAATACAATGTAGTTGCATTAAATCGTTTTACAGGCGAATTACTTTGGTCGAACAAGGGATATGGCGAACGTTCAGCTTACAATCCGGGAACATTAATTACTTTACCCAATCGCCATATATTTGTAACTTTTTCGGCTTATCACATGATGGGACTGGATGCACAAACAGGCGAATTATTGTGGACGCACGATCAGGATAACGTGCCGTTGGACAAACGTCAACCGGGAATGGGCGATACTCACAGTAACTGTGTTGTTTACGACAACGGATACATTTATTATGCTGCCGGCGATGGGAATGGTGGTGTAAAACTGCAACTCTCCGATGATGGTTCTGAAATTACAGAGGTATGGCGAAATACAGGTTTCGACAGTTACATGGGCGGAATTGTAAAAATTGATAATTGCCTGTACGGAAGTGGTACTTCGAAAAAACAATTTAAAAGTATAAATGCCGAGACCGGCGAAATAAGCGACTCGCTAAAAATTGGCTGGGGTGCATTGATTGCTGCCGACAATATGTTGTATTACTACGCTCAAAACGGGAAGCTATCGTTATTGAGTCACGACAAAATAGGCAAAATGACAGAGCAAGGCCAATTTAAAATTACACGCGGCGGACAAGAACATTTTTCGCACCCGGTAATTAAAGATGGTATTTTATATCAGCGACATGGAGAAGTTTTAATGGCTTTTGATGTAAAATCCGAAAATTAA